The following proteins come from a genomic window of Sorghum bicolor cultivar BTx623 chromosome 3, Sorghum_bicolor_NCBIv3, whole genome shotgun sequence:
- the LOC8082519 gene encoding uncharacterized protein LOC8082519, giving the protein MSGRRMQPQAQSYYAVLGVQPGATAAEIRAAYHRLAMRWHPDKIAGGRVDAARAEEAKIRFQQIHEAYQVLSDDKRRALYDAGMYDPLDDDQEDVEGFHDFVQEMVSLMATVGREEPVYSLADLQSMLDGMIKDFTAPPQPEPRVFYTGGASGKPSSKEQSTASSRMHPQGFGDAACFSRTAFSR; this is encoded by the exons ATGAGCGGGAGGAGGATGCAGCCGCAGGCACAGTCGTACTACGCGGTGCTCGGCGTGCAGCcgggcgccaccgccgccgagaTCCGCGCCGCGTACCACCGCCTCGCCATG AGGTGGCACCCGGACAAGATCGCCGGCGGCCGCGTGGATGCGGCGCGCGCGGAGGAGGCCAAGATCAGGTTCCAGCAGATACACGAGGCGTACCAAG TGCTGTCGGATGACAAGAGGAGGGCGCTGTACGACGCCGGCATGTACGACCCGCTCGACGACGACCAGGAGGACGTTGAG GGATTCCACGACTTCGTTCAGGAGATGGTCTCGCTCATGGCCACCGTGGGGAGAGAG GAGCCAGTGTACAGCTTGGCCGATCTGCAGTCCATGCTGGACGGGATGATCAAGGATTTCACCGCGCCACCACAACCTGAGCCCCGTGTCTTCTACACCGGTGGGGCATCGGGCAAACCGAGCAGCAAAGAGCAGAGTACTGCTTCGTCACGCATGCATCCCCAGGGGTTCGGTGACGCGGCGTGCTTCAGCCGGACGGCTTTCTCACGATGA
- the LOC8082225 gene encoding WAS/WASL-interacting protein family member 3, which yields MQMHQHMLPNSLYTLALDSQVTEPLGTRKKASMRNPIRGGGTGMPTPLQAAIVVTMLLASPAAVVRGIVTDEDCKCFMCVCDLDPHPEPPEVPTHHTPPVPSPPPPSPSPPPPAPVVVVPAYYPPPTAGYYYPPQPYGYPWPTTYGYGPPAPEMYPRDYGHESKSGAARRHGGGGGGSGRSSLVLAVALASAVLSLLLLRPAAA from the coding sequence ATGCAGATGCACCAGCACATGCTTCCCAACTCACTATATACCCTTGCTTTGGATTCCCAAGTCACTGAACCACTCGGAACAAGAAAAAAAGCTAGCATGAGAAACCCAATCCGAGGCGGCGGAACCGGAATGCCGACGCCGCTGCAGGCCGCGATCGTGGTCACCATGCTGCTGGCGTCGCCGGCGGCCGTGGTGCGGGGCATCGTCACCGACGAGGACTGCAAGTGCTTCATGTGCGTCTGCGACCTGGACCCGCACCCGGAGCCGCCGGAGGTGCCGACCCACCACACGCCGCCTGTCCCCTCGCCGCCCCCGCCGTCGCcctcgccaccgccgccggcgccggtggTGGTCGTGCCCGCGTACTACCCTCCACCGACGGCCGGGTACTACTACCCGCCGCAGCCGTACGGGTACCCGTGGCCGACCACGTACGGGTACgggccgccggcgccggagaTGTACCCGCGGGACTACGGCCATGAGTCCAAGTCCGGTGCGGcccggcggcacggcggcggcggcggcggctccgggCGTTCCAGTCTGGTCCTCGCCGTCGCGCTCGCGTCCGCGGTGCTGTCTCTGCTCCTGCTTCGTCCTGCAGCGGCTTGA
- the LOC8082226 gene encoding uncharacterized protein LOC8082226: MMDESFLDRMVSQLRSTCKYYTGYPKDLGPSRIIPFTSERQFVQLLHEGRPVVVAFTIKCTYTQHLDKVLEEAAAKFYPHIKFVRVECPKYPGFCLTRQRNEYPFVEVFYNPEQAASQGKSVDPNITKYSVKVLPFNYDQSVYGFREYFRKHGFKYSETN, encoded by the exons ATGATGGATGAGTCTTTTCTTGATAGGATGGTTTCTCAACTTCGGTCAACATGCAA GTACTACACTGGATATCCCAAGGACCTAGGGCCATCAAGAATTATACCATTCACATCTGAGCGTCAGTTTGTGCAGCTATTACATGAAGGCAGGCCTGTAGTTGTTGCCTTTACTATTAA GTGCACATATACACAGCATCTTGATAAAGTACTGGAAGAGGCTGCGGCTAAGTTTTACCCACATATCAAGTTTGTCCGA GTTGAGTGCCCGAAGTACCCAGGGTTTTGCCTCACAAGGCAAAGAAATGAATATCCATTTGTTGAAGTATTTTACAACCCAGAACAG GCTGCAAGCCAAGGAAAGAGCGTGGATCCTAACATCACTAAGTATTCTGTAAAAGTGCTACCT TTCAACTATGACCAGAGCGTGTATGGATTTCGAGAATATTTCAGGAAGCATGGTTTCAAGTATTCTGAAACAAACTAA